The proteins below are encoded in one region of Flavobacterium sp. IMCC34852:
- the lptB gene encoding LPS export ABC transporter ATP-binding protein, whose translation MKLRAENLVKTYKGRSVVKGISVEVNQGEIVGLLGPNGAGKTTSFYMIVGLVKPNSGNIYLDDMNITDFPMYKRAQHGIGYLAQEASVFRKLSIEDNILSVLQLTKLTKEEQIAKMESLIAEFSLEHIRTNRGDLLSGGERRRTEIARALATDPKFILLDEPFAGVDPVAVEDIQRIVAQLKNKNIGILITDHNVQETLAITDKTYLMFEGGILKAGIPEELAADEMVRKVYLGQNFELRKKKLHF comes from the coding sequence ATGAAGTTAAGAGCCGAAAATTTAGTCAAAACCTACAAAGGCAGAAGCGTTGTAAAAGGCATTTCCGTGGAAGTAAACCAAGGAGAAATTGTTGGTCTTTTAGGGCCAAACGGTGCCGGAAAAACCACTTCTTTCTATATGATTGTAGGCTTGGTAAAACCCAATTCCGGAAACATCTATTTGGATGACATGAACATCACCGATTTTCCGATGTACAAGCGTGCCCAACACGGGATTGGTTATTTAGCCCAAGAAGCTTCTGTCTTCAGAAAGCTGAGTATCGAAGATAATATTTTGAGCGTTTTACAATTGACCAAACTGACCAAAGAAGAACAAATCGCCAAAATGGAAAGTTTGATAGCCGAATTCAGCTTGGAACACATAAGAACTAATCGCGGTGATTTACTTTCGGGTGGTGAAAGAAGAAGAACTGAGATTGCACGTGCTTTGGCTACCGATCCAAAATTCATTTTATTGGACGAACCTTTTGCCGGAGTTGACCCGGTGGCAGTAGAAGACATTCAAAGAATTGTAGCCCAGTTAAAAAATAAAAACATCGGAATCCTGATTACCGACCACAACGTACAAGAGACTTTAGCCATTACCGATAAAACCTACTTAATGTTTGAAGGCGGTATCTTGAAAGCCGGAATTCCGGAAGAATTGGCAGCGGATGAAATGGTGAGAAAGGTTTATCTCGGACAAAACTTTGAATTGCGCAAAAAGAAATTACATTTCTAA
- the tatC gene encoding twin-arginine translocase subunit TatC: MARKPISEMSFLDHLEELRWLLVRSTLAVVIVACACYFIDDYIFDQIIFGPKDPNFITYRFFCQLTRFFGVDDTYACATEYSFIIQNTEVGGQFSIYLWILITAGFIIGFPYILYEFWRFISPALYEKERKNAALFIIVSTLLFFIGVLFGYFVIVPLSINFFATFNVSDAVVNQFTIESYISMIKTSVVASGLVFELPIIIYFLTKLGLVTPAFLRKYRRAAIVIILIVAAIVTPPDIPSQVVVSIPILILYEVSILISAVVVKKEKENV, translated from the coding sequence ATGGCTAGAAAACCGATTAGCGAGATGTCATTCTTGGATCATCTCGAAGAATTAAGATGGTTATTGGTAAGAAGTACTTTGGCAGTTGTAATTGTTGCTTGTGCTTGCTATTTTATTGACGACTATATTTTTGACCAAATTATTTTTGGCCCAAAAGACCCCAACTTTATTACTTACCGTTTCTTTTGTCAATTGACCCGTTTTTTTGGGGTTGATGACACTTATGCTTGTGCTACTGAATATTCGTTTATCATACAAAACACAGAGGTCGGCGGACAGTTTTCCATTTATTTATGGATATTGATTACTGCCGGATTCATCATTGGTTTTCCCTATATTCTATATGAGTTTTGGCGATTTATCAGTCCGGCGCTTTATGAAAAAGAACGCAAAAATGCAGCGCTGTTTATCATCGTTTCTACTTTATTGTTTTTTATCGGTGTGCTATTCGGTTACTTTGTCATCGTACCCTTATCGATTAACTTTTTTGCAACTTTCAACGTCAGTGATGCTGTAGTCAATCAGTTTACAATAGAATCTTACATCAGTATGATTAAAACTTCCGTTGTAGCCAGCGGATTGGTATTTGAATTGCCGATTATCATTTATTTCCTAACCAAATTAGGATTGGTAACACCCGCATTTTTGAGAAAATACAGAAGAGCTGCCATAGTAATTATTTTGATTGTGGCCGCCATAGTTACACCACCGGATATCCCGAGTCAGGTTGTGGTTTCTATTCCGATATTGATTTTATATGAAGTGAGTATTTTAATTTCCGCAGTAGTGGTTAAAAAAGAAAAAGAAAATGTCTGA
- a CDS encoding carboxymuconolactone decarboxylase family protein produces the protein MSDLVQEFNDYRSKMNEKLLADNNKIVKRIFNLDTNAYAEGALDVKTKELLGLVASTVLRCDDCIKYHLETSYKEGITKEEMMEAMGIATLVGGTIVIPHLRRAYEFWEALEEKK, from the coding sequence ATGTCTGATTTAGTTCAAGAATTTAACGACTATCGTTCTAAAATGAACGAAAAGTTATTGGCTGACAATAACAAAATTGTAAAACGAATTTTCAACCTAGACACCAATGCCTATGCCGAAGGCGCTTTGGACGTTAAGACCAAGGAACTTTTAGGCTTAGTAGCTTCAACTGTTTTGCGTTGTGATGATTGCATCAAATACCATTTGGAAACGAGCTATAAAGAAGGCATCACCAAAGAAGAAATGATGGAAGCTATGGGCATCGCAACATTAGTTGGCGGAACCATTGTCATTCCGCATTTGAGAAGAGCTTACGAGTTTTGGGAAGCGTTGGAAGAAAAAAAATAA
- a CDS encoding KpsF/GutQ family sugar-phosphate isomerase: MIPKETILASAKKTILSESEAITKLVDFVNDDFVKTVEIIYNSSGRLVVTGIGKSAIIAQKIVATLNSTGTPSLFLHASEAIHGDLGMVQPGDVVICISKSGNSPEIKVLVPLLKRFGNKLVAITGNTTSFLGKEADYVLNTYVESEACPNNLAPTNSTTAQLVMGDALAVCLMEMRNFTAEDFAKYHPGGALGKKLLLRVGDMLDTTHKPIVAPDSNIKTVIVEISEKRLGVTAVVDQEKVIGIITDGDIRRMLNKTETISGLVAKDIMTVNPKTIKSTDMVSDALNILEDFSITQLVVVDNGEYKGVIHLHDILKEGIV, translated from the coding sequence TTGATACCTAAAGAAACCATTTTAGCCTCTGCCAAAAAGACCATATTATCAGAAAGTGAAGCCATTACAAAGTTGGTGGATTTTGTGAATGACGATTTTGTCAAAACAGTTGAAATCATATACAATTCTTCGGGAAGATTAGTAGTGACAGGAATTGGCAAAAGTGCCATCATTGCCCAAAAAATTGTAGCCACACTAAATTCTACCGGAACGCCATCACTATTCCTTCACGCTTCCGAAGCCATTCACGGCGATTTGGGTATGGTACAACCCGGCGATGTGGTGATTTGCATTTCCAAGAGCGGCAACAGTCCGGAGATTAAAGTTTTGGTGCCGTTATTAAAACGATTTGGCAACAAATTGGTCGCTATTACCGGAAACACTACTTCGTTTTTAGGCAAAGAGGCCGATTATGTTTTGAATACGTATGTAGAAAGCGAAGCTTGCCCTAATAATCTGGCACCAACCAACAGTACTACAGCCCAATTAGTAATGGGAGATGCTTTGGCGGTTTGCTTGATGGAAATGAGAAACTTCACCGCTGAAGATTTTGCCAAATACCATCCCGGTGGTGCTTTGGGAAAAAAATTATTATTGCGTGTGGGCGATATGCTCGATACCACACACAAACCGATAGTTGCGCCTGATTCCAACATCAAAACGGTTATCGTAGAAATCTCTGAAAAACGTCTCGGTGTCACTGCTGTCGTTGACCAGGAAAAAGTCATCGGTATCATTACCGATGGTGATATCCGAAGAATGTTGAATAAAACAGAAACCATTTCAGGTTTGGTAGCAAAAGACATTATGACTGTGAATCCGAAAACCATTAAATCTACCGATATGGTTAGTGATGCGCTGAATATATTAGAAGATTTCTCTATCACACAATTGGTTGTTGTTGATAACGGTGAATACAAAGGCGTTATCCATTTGCATGACATTTTAAAAGAAGGCATCGTATAA
- the recQ gene encoding DNA helicase RecQ codes for MNLDEIDIHKELKKYFGFSQFKGLQEQVIKSIITKHNTFVIMPTGGGKSLCYQLPALIQNGTAIVVSPLIALMKNQVDAIRSLSSENGIAHVLNSSLTKTEISQVKKDITSGITKLLYVAPESLTKEEYVEFLQSVPISFVAIDEAHCISEWGHDFRPEYRNLRHIIKQLGDVPVIGLTATATPKVQEDILKNLDMSDATTFKASFNRPNLFYEVRTKTKNIEADIIRFIKQHKGKSGIIYCLSRKKVEEIAEVLQVNGISAVPYHAGLDAKTRAKHQDMFLMEDVEVVVATIAFGMGIDKPDVRFVIHHDIPKSLESYYQETGRAGRDGGEGHCLAYYSYKDVEKLEKFMSGKPVAEQEIGFALLQEVVAYAETSMSRRKFLLHYFGEEFDSETGEGADMDDNVRNPKSKVEAKDQVKTLLEVVRDTKHLYKSKEIVFTLIGRVNATIKAHRTDTQTFFGCGSDFDERYWMALIRQVLVDGLLTKDIETYGILKVSDKGHEFIKSPVSFMMSEDHEYSESEDEAIVTAAKSSGTADEALMAMLRELRKKVAKKLSVPPFVVFQDPSLEDMALKYPITIDELSNVHGVGEGKAKKYGKEFVELIERYVEDNDIIRPDDLVVKSTGANSSNKLYIIQNIDRKLSLDDIAKAKGFTMDTLLKEMEQIVYSGTKLNISYWINEILDEEQQEEIHDYFMDSESDKIEDALKEFDGDYDIEELRLMRIKFISEVAN; via the coding sequence ATGAATTTAGACGAAATTGACATCCACAAAGAATTAAAAAAGTATTTTGGTTTCAGCCAATTTAAAGGATTACAGGAACAAGTCATAAAAAGTATTATTACTAAACATAATACCTTCGTTATAATGCCAACCGGTGGTGGTAAGTCTTTGTGTTACCAATTGCCGGCTTTAATTCAAAACGGAACTGCCATAGTAGTTTCTCCATTGATTGCTTTAATGAAAAACCAAGTCGATGCCATCCGAAGCCTGTCTTCCGAGAACGGCATCGCGCATGTACTAAATTCGTCATTAACCAAAACCGAAATCAGTCAGGTTAAAAAAGATATTACCTCAGGGATTACCAAATTGCTTTATGTAGCGCCGGAATCTTTGACCAAAGAAGAATATGTTGAGTTTTTACAAAGTGTGCCGATATCTTTCGTAGCGATAGATGAAGCGCACTGTATTTCTGAATGGGGACACGATTTCAGACCCGAATATAGAAACCTGAGACACATTATCAAACAATTGGGTGATGTACCTGTAATCGGTTTAACCGCGACGGCTACACCAAAAGTACAAGAGGACATTCTAAAGAATCTGGATATGTCTGATGCCACGACTTTTAAAGCCTCTTTTAACCGTCCGAATTTATTTTACGAAGTACGTACCAAAACCAAAAATATCGAAGCGGATATCATTCGTTTCATCAAACAACACAAAGGCAAATCGGGCATTATTTATTGCTTAAGCCGTAAAAAAGTTGAAGAAATTGCCGAAGTACTTCAAGTAAACGGAATTTCAGCTGTTCCTTATCACGCCGGATTAGATGCTAAAACCCGTGCCAAACACCAAGACATGTTCCTAATGGAAGATGTAGAAGTGGTGGTGGCCACGATAGCCTTCGGAATGGGAATTGACAAACCGGATGTGCGTTTTGTAATTCACCACGACATTCCAAAATCATTGGAAAGTTATTACCAAGAAACCGGACGTGCCGGTCGAGACGGAGGAGAAGGTCATTGTTTGGCTTACTATTCGTATAAAGATGTGGAAAAATTAGAAAAATTCATGTCGGGCAAACCGGTAGCCGAACAGGAAATTGGTTTTGCGTTGTTGCAGGAAGTAGTAGCTTATGCCGAAACGTCAATGTCGAGACGCAAGTTTTTGTTGCATTATTTCGGAGAAGAATTCGATAGTGAAACCGGTGAAGGTGCTGATATGGATGACAATGTTCGCAATCCGAAGAGTAAAGTCGAAGCCAAAGACCAAGTCAAAACCTTATTGGAAGTCGTACGCGATACCAAACATTTATACAAATCAAAAGAAATTGTATTTACCCTTATCGGCAGAGTTAATGCGACTATAAAAGCCCACAGAACCGATACCCAAACTTTCTTTGGTTGTGGTTCCGATTTTGATGAGCGCTATTGGATGGCACTGATTCGCCAAGTTTTGGTGGATGGTTTATTGACCAAAGACATCGAAACTTACGGCATTTTAAAAGTATCCGACAAAGGGCATGAGTTTATTAAAAGTCCGGTTTCGTTTATGATGTCGGAAGACCATGAATACAGCGAAAGCGAAGACGAAGCTATAGTAACTGCTGCCAAATCGAGCGGAACGGCTGACGAAGCTTTGATGGCTATGCTGAGAGAGTTGCGTAAAAAAGTAGCCAAAAAACTCAGTGTACCACCATTTGTGGTATTTCAAGATCCATCATTAGAAGACATGGCGTTGAAATACCCGATTACAATTGATGAACTTAGCAATGTTCACGGCGTAGGGGAAGGCAAAGCCAAAAAATACGGTAAAGAGTTTGTTGAATTGATTGAGCGATATGTAGAAGACAATGATATTATTCGTCCGGATGATTTGGTCGTTAAATCGACCGGAGCCAATTCTTCGAATAAATTATACATCATCCAAAACATCGACAGAAAACTGTCGCTGGATGACATCGCCAAGGCAAAAGGATTTACCATGGATACTTTGCTCAAAGAGATGGAGCAAATTGTTTATTCAGGCACTAAATTGAACATCAGTTATTGGATCAACGAAATCTTAGATGAGGAACAACAAGAAGAAATTCACGACTATTTTATGGATTCTGAATCCGATAAAATTGAAGATGCACTAAAAGAATTCGACGGCGATTATGATATCGAAGAATTGCGTTTGATGCGAATTAAGTTTATTAGCGAAGTAGCAAATTAG
- a CDS encoding Ig-like domain-containing protein, whose product MSINYLTKNVSSQAKFSKEKKQFLNGIFAVVTFLLVGTNLQAQTTFTSVQSGNFTDPDTWGTATAPTPTDHIIIAAGTTVLLNDLITITNATISGTLEGSNDSPDFTVTGNLIVNSGGLIDGIYYYDAGGWGYDKAIQLNVAGNITNNGRIDLSIGSSYTPEGALNLNGSTVQTISGLGTFGGTLYLTDNSNNGAVINQLLINNTSTATPNIIWGFNNIKIRSVLSMVNARVDLGTNKMTIGNYGSANTNCATGSGFLTGTVGRWYSAYDTFAPISSGVDYYNSNAIFPFINANGKSRAAFITRPVDNISSAVSGELTVSYYDDSTVASGFSIADGGYTVTNIYESAWIVSKDANYAFPIGNHTLAFSAQDAYLIMNGNSRIIKADGTTVGNHQNGTITPFAARVGLSDSDLNNTFQVGYNAALDTPITSVQSGNWNDITTWSSNSIPTCGNTVTILSGHTITANSPLSVGGINILAGATLTSDSSTLTIGCTNNNATFYNGGTYNINSGTLTVNGNVLHANGSTFNQTGGEIIVDGNHNGAAATSTDQTLFKIGNSTLNLSAGKITLIDPPVANTALATTHTVTSIVACTGWFCWFPTNIFLDAVDGVAVGQIVVGTGVPAGTVVASVNFDGSINTNPSLPETGLSLPLNLSFYNVISSPSAFVYDSANNYAAGANHTLQIGDGISTEKGTVTTSGFNCSFRAAEGTISVNNLIVNAPDATNRFVNLDSSNPSGTSIMNVQNDFTIIQGKVKGQGVDTYFGGNIINNGALNLYNNTYFGNYIDGNSVATDKAQTISGTGTFNAQVDTILNTPSNTGSVSQLRVNNTSVEGVTFMVPFNVVSSLTMTAGIIHTSATSVLTVGTPAMSYTASLTGNFGETCYIDGPFAKDIGGGQNAIDLTNGSGFIDKFFFPVGKSTYAPIWVAVTTPAGGFGSPGAKIKAEAFETNSGIPSSNIAYLSQNRWEVSKTAGDVTEFNIKVADANAIESSIIVQAPTAAGIYDNDFGITATFEAGTPNMLTSTSAPLPFADFNGYFSTARQSECTTINPGNTLASETNICGGKSVNLSLQNVVVGEGISYQWQSSTNGTDYTDINMATATTASVAPFENTYYRCNVTCSFSTTTVASTPIQITLNNTITSTTPATICQPADTAVLSATSVSGDVKWYATQVGGSALATGNSFTTPAITTTTTYYAGTETTIAGTAGLVYTLDGYSSGSTNRGLAFNLSNSIILNSVKVYPQQNPGGSGPLPITIKVLQNGIQVPGTTEVTFTPNTFSDWSPTTVAQTVTLNYTLSAGDNYSLEITDGATYDNALAYVSPFPSPFPVTNGAVSIIGGINNGFVDTYSYYYFFNWDITEVCSSARVAVVATVQTADDCGLGTAPNSSLSRVVAYPNPYSQTFKLDIQTNNTADVVIKVYDMIGRLIENQTVGYNDLSQLEIGNGYPSGIYNVSITQEGKAKTLRVIKR is encoded by the coding sequence ATGTCAATAAATTACCTTACCAAAAACGTTTCAAGTCAGGCGAAATTCTCCAAAGAAAAAAAACAATTTCTGAATGGAATTTTCGCAGTAGTGACTTTTTTGCTTGTTGGGACAAACCTTCAAGCACAAACTACTTTCACCTCGGTTCAATCAGGAAACTTTACTGATCCTGATACTTGGGGAACAGCCACTGCACCTACTCCAACTGACCATATAATCATTGCTGCAGGAACAACCGTACTTTTGAATGATTTGATTACCATTACTAACGCAACAATTAGTGGTACTCTAGAAGGAAGTAATGACTCACCTGATTTTACTGTAACCGGAAATTTAATCGTAAACTCTGGCGGTTTGATTGACGGTATTTACTATTATGATGCCGGAGGTTGGGGTTATGACAAAGCGATTCAGCTTAACGTAGCCGGAAACATTACTAATAACGGGAGAATCGATTTATCTATTGGTTCAAGTTACACCCCGGAAGGTGCTTTAAACCTCAATGGTTCCACAGTACAAACCATAAGTGGATTGGGTACTTTTGGAGGAACATTATATCTAACAGACAATTCAAATAATGGAGCAGTTATCAATCAATTGCTAATCAACAATACCAGCACGGCTACTCCTAATATTATATGGGGTTTTAACAACATCAAAATCAGAAGTGTTTTAAGTATGGTAAATGCCAGAGTTGATTTAGGCACTAACAAAATGACTATTGGAAACTACGGATCAGCCAACACAAATTGTGCCACCGGCAGCGGATTTTTAACCGGAACCGTAGGAAGATGGTACAGTGCTTATGATACTTTTGCACCTATATCCTCAGGTGTTGATTACTACAATAGTAACGCTATATTTCCATTTATTAATGCTAATGGAAAAAGTAGAGCTGCCTTTATTACAAGACCTGTAGACAATATTTCTTCTGCTGTATCAGGAGAACTTACTGTAAGTTACTATGATGATTCTACAGTTGCCTCCGGATTTTCGATTGCCGATGGCGGATATACTGTAACCAATATCTATGAAAGTGCTTGGATTGTAAGCAAAGATGCTAATTATGCTTTTCCTATCGGAAATCATACATTGGCTTTTTCAGCCCAAGATGCATATCTGATTATGAATGGAAATTCAAGAATAATCAAAGCTGACGGTACTACTGTCGGTAACCATCAAAACGGAACCATTACACCATTTGCAGCCAGAGTTGGTTTATCTGACAGTGACTTGAACAATACTTTTCAAGTTGGTTATAACGCTGCTCTTGATACACCGATTACTTCGGTTCAATCGGGTAATTGGAACGATATTACTACATGGAGCAGCAATAGCATTCCAACTTGTGGCAACACCGTTACTATACTTTCAGGACATACTATAACAGCAAATTCGCCTTTATCTGTTGGAGGTATTAATATTTTAGCGGGCGCAACATTAACTAGTGATTCCTCTACTTTAACGATTGGTTGTACCAATAACAACGCTACTTTTTACAATGGTGGAACCTACAATATTAATTCGGGTACACTTACGGTTAACGGTAATGTTTTACATGCCAATGGAAGTACTTTTAATCAAACAGGTGGTGAAATCATAGTTGACGGTAATCACAATGGAGCAGCTGCAACCAGTACAGATCAAACCCTTTTCAAAATTGGCAATAGTACTTTAAATTTATCCGCAGGAAAAATAACCCTTATTGATCCACCTGTAGCGAATACCGCTTTAGCCACAACTCATACAGTGACATCTATTGTTGCTTGTACAGGATGGTTTTGTTGGTTTCCGACGAATATTTTCTTAGACGCCGTTGATGGTGTAGCTGTGGGACAAATAGTGGTTGGAACCGGAGTTCCTGCCGGGACTGTAGTTGCTAGTGTTAACTTTGATGGTTCTATCAATACCAATCCGAGTTTACCGGAGACCGGTTTAAGTTTACCTTTGAATTTATCGTTTTACAACGTCATTTCTTCTCCTTCCGCCTTTGTGTATGACTCAGCCAACAATTATGCTGCCGGAGCCAATCATACTTTACAAATAGGTGACGGAATATCCACCGAAAAAGGCACCGTAACGACCAGTGGATTCAATTGTAGTTTCAGAGCTGCCGAAGGGACAATTTCCGTAAATAACTTGATTGTTAATGCTCCTGACGCCACTAATCGCTTCGTAAATCTAGATTCAAGCAACCCTAGTGGTACTAGTATAATGAATGTCCAAAATGATTTTACCATTATACAAGGGAAAGTAAAAGGACAAGGCGTTGATACTTATTTTGGCGGAAATATTATCAATAACGGAGCCTTAAATTTATACAACAACACTTATTTTGGAAATTACATCGATGGAAATTCAGTGGCTACTGATAAGGCACAAACCATCTCCGGAACAGGTACTTTTAATGCTCAAGTAGACACAATTCTTAATACACCTTCCAATACCGGCTCTGTTTCTCAACTTAGGGTTAACAATACCAGCGTTGAAGGGGTAACTTTCATGGTTCCTTTTAATGTTGTTTCTTCCTTAACAATGACTGCAGGAATAATCCATACATCAGCAACTAGTGTTCTAACTGTTGGAACACCGGCAATGTCATACACAGCCTCTCTAACAGGTAATTTTGGTGAAACATGTTATATTGATGGCCCTTTTGCCAAAGATATTGGTGGTGGTCAAAATGCAATCGACCTAACCAATGGTTCCGGATTTATAGACAAATTCTTTTTCCCTGTCGGAAAATCAACTTATGCGCCAATCTGGGTAGCTGTTACTACTCCGGCAGGTGGATTTGGAAGCCCGGGAGCCAAAATCAAAGCAGAAGCCTTTGAAACCAACTCAGGAATACCATCATCCAATATAGCGTATTTAAGCCAAAACCGTTGGGAAGTATCTAAAACTGCAGGTGATGTTACAGAGTTCAATATCAAAGTAGCGGATGCTAACGCGATTGAAAGCAGTATCATTGTTCAAGCACCTACTGCAGCCGGAATTTATGATAATGATTTTGGTATTACTGCCACTTTTGAAGCCGGAACACCAAATATGTTAACCTCAACCAGTGCTCCACTTCCTTTTGCTGATTTTAATGGTTATTTTTCAACTGCGAGACAATCGGAATGTACAACGATAAATCCGGGTAATACTTTAGCTTCTGAAACCAATATTTGTGGAGGAAAATCGGTTAACCTAAGTTTACAAAACGTGGTAGTTGGCGAAGGAATCTCTTACCAATGGCAAAGCTCTACTAATGGTACTGACTATACCGATATCAACATGGCGACTGCTACTACAGCTTCAGTGGCTCCGTTTGAAAATACTTATTATCGTTGTAATGTAACTTGCTCGTTTAGCACAACTACTGTGGCTTCAACACCAATCCAAATAACGCTAAACAACACCATAACTTCAACAACACCGGCAACGATTTGTCAACCAGCAGATACTGCTGTGCTTTCAGCAACTTCAGTTTCGGGCGATGTTAAATGGTATGCGACACAAGTTGGCGGATCTGCTTTGGCTACAGGAAACTCTTTTACAACTCCGGCTATTACCACAACTACAACGTACTATGCGGGTACCGAAACAACTATAGCGGGCACTGCAGGATTGGTCTATACTTTAGACGGATATAGTTCAGGAAGCACCAATAGAGGTTTGGCCTTTAACCTTTCTAACTCAATTATTTTAAACTCGGTTAAAGTATATCCACAACAAAATCCCGGTGGTTCAGGTCCATTACCGATAACCATCAAAGTATTACAAAACGGCATTCAAGTTCCCGGTACAACTGAAGTAACTTTTACACCAAATACATTCTCTGATTGGTCTCCAACGACAGTGGCACAAACTGTTACGCTTAATTATACATTATCTGCTGGCGACAACTATTCCCTTGAAATTACAGATGGAGCAACATATGACAATGCCTTGGCTTATGTGAGTCCGTTTCCGAGTCCGTTTCCGGTTACCAACGGAGCAGTTTCTATCATCGGTGGGATTAATAATGGTTTTGTAGATACTTACAGCTATTACTATTTCTTCAATTGGGATATTACAGAAGTATGTTCTTCCGCAAGAGTTGCGGTGGTTGCTACCGTACAAACCGCTGATGATTGTGGTTTAGGAACAGCTCCTAATTCATCATTATCCAGAGTGGTGGCTTATCCGAACCCTTACAGCCAAACTTTTAAATTAGACATTCAAACCAATAATACAGCTGATGTGGTCATTAAAGTGTATGATATGATTGGCAGATTAATCGAAAATCAAACGGTTGGTTACAATGATTTATCTCAATTGGAAATCGGTAACGGCTATCCTTCGGGCATTTACAATGTATCAATAACCCAAGAAGGCAAAGCAAAAACCCTTCGGGTGATTAAAAGATAA